A genome region from Euzebyales bacterium includes the following:
- the map gene encoding type I methionyl aminopeptidase: MIVRKSLAEIEVMARAGRVIAHLHEVLREAVAPGVTTQQLDEISARELRSANAIPSFLGYGATPGRKPFPATLCTSVNAEIVHGIPSPEVTLRAGDLIKIDAGAIVDGYHADSAVTWIVGGDDTVAPEVRDLVARTRSGLWAGLSNAAPGNRLGDVSAAVQSHADPHGYGVVREYVGHGIGRALHEDPHVPNYGRPRRGPRLVEGLVIAVEPMFNLGTHETEVQPDGWTVRTADGMLSSHWEHTVAVTADGPRVLTARSDEPEWPLASPERIPTAGVAR; encoded by the coding sequence ATGATCGTACGCAAGTCACTGGCCGAGATCGAGGTCATGGCCCGCGCGGGCCGCGTGATCGCACACCTGCACGAGGTCCTCCGCGAGGCGGTGGCACCCGGCGTGACCACCCAGCAGCTCGACGAGATCTCCGCTCGCGAGCTGCGGTCCGCCAACGCGATCCCGTCGTTCCTGGGATACGGCGCGACGCCGGGCCGCAAGCCGTTCCCCGCGACGCTGTGCACGTCGGTCAACGCCGAGATCGTGCATGGCATCCCGTCGCCCGAGGTCACGCTCCGAGCGGGCGACCTCATCAAGATCGACGCGGGCGCGATCGTCGACGGCTACCACGCCGACTCGGCGGTCACCTGGATCGTCGGCGGCGACGACACCGTCGCTCCGGAGGTCCGCGATCTGGTCGCGCGCACGCGGTCGGGCCTGTGGGCGGGGCTCAGCAACGCCGCGCCCGGCAACCGCCTCGGGGACGTGTCGGCGGCCGTCCAGTCGCACGCCGACCCGCACGGCTATGGCGTCGTGCGCGAGTACGTCGGCCACGGCATCGGTCGCGCGCTGCACGAGGACCCGCACGTGCCCAACTACGGCCGTCCGAGGCGGGGCCCGCGGCTCGTCGAGGGCCTTGTCATCGCCGTCGAGCCCATGTTCAACCTGGGCACTCACGAGACCGAGGTCCAACCGGACGGCTGGACGGTGAGGACCGCGGACGGCATGCTGTCCTCGCACTGGGAGCACACCGTGGCGGTGACCGCGGACGGACCCAGGGTGCTGACCGCACGCAGTGACGAGCCGGAGTGGCCGTTGGCGAGCCCCGAGCGCATCCCGACCGCCGGCGTGGCGCGCTGA
- the rpsM gene encoding 30S ribosomal protein S13, with protein MARIAGVDLPRDKRVEIGLTYVYGIGRTRALNTLVATGIGPDTRVRDLDEAQVKQLRDHIEANYQVEGDLRREVAQSIKRKVDIGCYQGIRHRRGLPVRGQRTHTNARTRKGRRQAVGGIKKKQRKH; from the coding sequence ATGGCACGGATCGCAGGCGTTGACCTCCCGCGTGACAAGCGTGTGGAGATCGGACTGACCTACGTGTACGGCATCGGTCGCACGCGCGCGCTCAACACGCTCGTTGCGACGGGCATCGGCCCCGACACCCGCGTACGCGACCTCGACGAAGCGCAGGTCAAGCAGCTGCGTGACCACATCGAGGCCAACTACCAGGTCGAAGGTGACCTGCGGCGCGAGGTCGCACAGAGCATCAAGCGCAAGGTCGACATCGGCTGCTACCAGGGCATCCGCCACCGCCGCGGCCTGCCGGTCCGGGGCCAGCGCACGCACACCAACGCCCGCACGCGCAAGGGACGTCGTCAGGCCGTCGGTGGCATCAAGAAGAAGCAGAGGAAGCACTGA
- the rplQ gene encoding 50S ribosomal protein L17, giving the protein MPKPRKAGRFGRSPGHHNLMMANLATELFRHGRIRTTHAKAKTVQPIAERMITLAKRGDLHSRRQVLQVIRDQEVVHRLFADVGPAFSERNGGYTRVLRLGARKGDAAPMALIELVEDVADARATDGDGQSRRRWSLRRRREGPAGTTTPAAADDVDEDADLQSEPADETEQEDDAAVVEVATTNQGAVVPEIADEDDAEAETDASDNDDDDADDSDRD; this is encoded by the coding sequence ATGCCGAAGCCGAGGAAGGCTGGGAGGTTCGGGAGGAGTCCCGGGCATCACAACCTGATGATGGCCAACCTGGCGACCGAGCTGTTCCGGCACGGCCGGATCCGGACGACCCACGCCAAGGCCAAGACGGTTCAGCCCATCGCCGAGCGGATGATCACGCTCGCCAAGCGCGGTGATCTCCACAGTCGACGTCAGGTGCTGCAGGTGATCCGTGACCAGGAGGTCGTGCATCGGCTGTTCGCCGACGTCGGCCCCGCCTTCAGCGAGCGCAACGGCGGTTACACCCGTGTGCTGCGCCTGGGCGCGCGCAAGGGCGACGCCGCGCCGATGGCGCTGATCGAGCTGGTCGAGGACGTCGCGGATGCCAGGGCGACCGACGGCGACGGGCAGTCCCGTCGCAGGTGGAGCCTGCGCCGCCGCCGCGAGGGGCCGGCCGGCACCACGACACCGGCTGCGGCCGACGACGTCGACGAGGACGCGGACCTTCAGTCCGAGCCGGCCGACGAGACCGAACAGGAGGACGACGCCGCCGTGGTCGAGGTCGCGACGACCAACCAGGGCGCGGTCGTCCCGGAGATCGCCGACGAGGACGACGCAGAGGCCGAGACGGACGCATCGGACAACGACGATGACGACGCGGATGACAGCGACCGCGACTGA
- the rpsD gene encoding 30S ribosomal protein S4: MARYTGPTCKRCRRERTQICESRKCAAEKRPYPPGEHGRGRIRESEYLLQLREKQKARYIYGVLEKQFRNYYKKAAARPGLTGVNLLVALETRLDNVVFRGSLARTRPEARQLVSHRHVQVNGRTVNIPSYEVRSGDVVTIRERSRDIVPVLGALELQGARQMPPWLSVDADKRQISILDLPDRRHIDVPVQEQLIVELYSK; this comes from the coding sequence ATGGCACGGTACACCGGACCCACCTGCAAGCGCTGCCGCCGCGAGCGCACGCAGATCTGTGAGAGCCGCAAGTGCGCGGCCGAGAAGCGCCCGTACCCTCCCGGCGAGCACGGGCGCGGTCGCATCCGCGAGAGCGAGTACCTGCTGCAGCTGCGGGAGAAGCAGAAGGCCCGCTACATCTACGGCGTGCTCGAGAAGCAGTTCCGCAACTACTACAAGAAGGCTGCGGCGCGTCCCGGCCTGACCGGCGTCAACCTGCTGGTCGCCCTCGAGACCCGGCTCGACAACGTGGTGTTCCGCGGCAGCCTCGCGCGCACCCGTCCGGAGGCCCGTCAGCTCGTGTCTCACCGCCATGTGCAGGTCAACGGGCGCACGGTCAACATCCCGTCCTACGAGGTCCGTTCCGGTGACGTGGTCACCATCCGTGAGCGCAGCCGCGACATCGTGCCGGTGCTCGGCGCGCTCGAGCTTCAGGGCGCCAGGCAGATGCCGCCATGGCTGTCGGTGGACGCCGACAAGCGGCAGATCTCGATCCTCGACCTGCCGGATCGTCGCCACATCGACGTCCCCGTCCAGGAACAGCTGATCGTCGAGCTCTACTCCAAGTAA
- the rpmJ gene encoding 50S ribosomal protein L36 translates to MKVQASVKRICEKCRIIRRHGRVMVICSNPRHKQRQG, encoded by the coding sequence ATGAAGGTACAGGCATCCGTCAAGCGCATCTGTGAGAAGTGCCGGATCATCCGCCGGCACGGACGCGTGATGGTCATCTGCTCGAACCCGCGTCACAAGCAGCGCCAGGGCTGA
- a CDS encoding adenylate kinase, whose translation MRLILFGPPGAGKGTQASALVDRYHIVHISTGDIFRENVGRETELGLRAKQYMDAGDLVPDEVVIAMVEDRLAQDDTREGFLLDGFPRTAAQVEALHEVLAAHGHELDAVIRLVVDDDELVARLLQRAEEQGRTDDTRDVIATRLENYRAETEPAITAYRERGILHDVDGEGDISEVRERVLAAAANAEHT comes from the coding sequence ATGCGACTGATCCTGTTCGGACCACCGGGCGCCGGCAAGGGCACCCAGGCGTCGGCGCTCGTGGATCGCTACCACATCGTCCACATCTCGACCGGGGACATCTTCCGGGAGAACGTGGGTAGGGAGACCGAGCTCGGGCTGCGGGCGAAGCAGTACATGGACGCCGGCGACCTCGTGCCCGATGAGGTCGTGATCGCGATGGTCGAGGACCGGCTCGCCCAGGACGACACCCGCGAGGGCTTCCTGCTCGACGGGTTCCCGCGCACGGCCGCGCAGGTCGAGGCGCTCCACGAGGTCCTCGCCGCGCACGGCCACGAGCTCGACGCGGTGATCCGCCTGGTCGTCGACGACGACGAACTGGTCGCCCGCCTGCTGCAGCGCGCGGAGGAGCAGGGCCGCACCGACGACACCCGCGACGTGATCGCGACGCGGCTGGAGAACTACCGCGCCGAGACCGAGCCGGCCATCACCGCGTACCGCGAGCGCGGGATCCTGCACGACGTCGACGGCGAGGGCGACATCTCCGAGGTACGTGAGCGCGTCCTGGCTGCGGCAGCCAATGCAGAGCACACATGA
- the rpsK gene encoding 30S ribosomal protein S11: MAQQRSSKGARRQRKKDRRQVSHGQAHIKSSFNNTIITITDQSGGVLAWSSGGNVGQKGSRKSTPFAAQLAAEQAAKRAAEYGVTKIDVFVRGPGSGRETAIRSLAANGLEVAAIRDVTPIPHNGCRPPKRRRG, encoded by the coding sequence ATGGCACAGCAGCGATCGAGCAAGGGCGCACGCCGCCAGCGCAAGAAGGACCGGCGCCAGGTCTCCCACGGGCAGGCGCACATCAAGAGCTCCTTCAACAACACGATCATCACGATCACCGACCAGTCCGGTGGAGTGCTGGCATGGTCCTCGGGCGGCAACGTCGGGCAGAAGGGCAGCCGCAAGTCCACCCCGTTCGCCGCGCAGCTCGCCGCCGAGCAGGCCGCGAAGCGCGCCGCCGAGTACGGCGTGACCAAGATCGACGTCTTCGTCCGCGGTCCGGGTTCAGGCCGTGAGACGGCCATCCGCTCGCTGGCCGCCAACGGGCTGGAGGTCGCCGCCATCAGGGACGTGACGCCCATCCCGCACAACGGCTGCCGTCCACCGAAGCGCCGCCGCGGCTGA
- the truA gene encoding tRNA pseudouridine(38-40) synthase TruA yields the protein MTARRRPPRDDRGGGTIRLRIDLAYDGTGFRGFARQPDQVTVQGVLEDALARLAGTTVATVGAGRTDAGVHATAQTIHVDAPRDSRLVRDLDRARSALDAMCGPAMTIWRVRRVPTAFDARFSATQRRYRYRLCDNDAMAPLWRHDTWHVGGPALDVDAMHAGAQALLGEHDFSSFCRRRDDQHLIRRIDRARIHRVRAGLVAVDLAGRAFCHQMVRSVTGCLLAVGRGRHPAAWTADVLAARDRQAVGQVAPPHGLTLTGVSYA from the coding sequence GTGACGGCCCGTCGTCGGCCCCCGCGCGACGACCGGGGCGGTGGGACCATCAGGCTGCGCATCGACCTGGCCTACGACGGCACCGGGTTCCGAGGGTTCGCCCGCCAGCCCGACCAGGTGACGGTGCAGGGTGTGCTCGAGGACGCGCTGGCACGCCTTGCCGGCACGACGGTTGCGACCGTCGGCGCCGGCCGGACCGATGCCGGGGTCCACGCGACGGCTCAGACCATCCACGTCGATGCGCCGCGCGACAGCAGGCTGGTGCGTGACCTCGACCGAGCGCGCAGCGCGCTCGACGCGATGTGTGGCCCGGCGATGACGATCTGGCGCGTCCGACGGGTTCCGACGGCATTCGACGCGCGGTTCTCGGCGACCCAGCGCCGGTACCGTTACCGGCTGTGCGACAACGACGCCATGGCGCCGCTGTGGCGGCACGACACCTGGCACGTGGGTGGTCCCGCGCTCGACGTCGACGCCATGCATGCGGGGGCGCAGGCGTTGCTTGGGGAGCACGACTTCAGCTCGTTCTGCCGTCGCCGTGACGACCAGCATCTGATCCGGCGCATCGACCGCGCCCGGATCCACAGGGTGCGGGCCGGGCTCGTCGCCGTCGACCTGGCGGGCCGCGCGTTCTGCCACCAGATGGTCCGGTCGGTCACCGGCTGTCTGCTGGCGGTCGGTCGGGGACGTCACCCCGCCGCGTGGACCGCCGACGTGCTCGCGGCGAGGGACCGGCAGGCCGTCGGCCAGGTCGCGCCACCCCATGGACTGACGCTCACGGGCGTCAGCTACGCGTGA
- a CDS encoding DNA-directed RNA polymerase subunit alpha — protein MLIVQRPTISEQTLDEGQRSLFSIEPLEPGFGYTLGSSLRRTLLSSIPGAAVTSVRIEGVLHEFSSIEGVKEDVTDIILNLKDLVLRSHSDEPVEIFLGGEGPGEITADFITAPAEVEILNRDLHIATLNRRGRVEMYLTVERGRGYISAERNKRTDQPIGVIPIDSIYSPVLRVTYRVEATRVEQMTNYDRLILDVETNGSVTPAEALSSAGATLQDLFGLFSDFEESGPGGLAIGEDPASLGPTSPDLLLPIEDLDLSVRSYNCLKREGVATVGELVQKTEQDLLDIRNFGQKSIEEVKGKLQELGLSLADYGGYPG, from the coding sequence GTGTTGATCGTTCAGCGCCCCACCATCAGCGAGCAGACCCTCGATGAGGGCCAGCGCTCGCTGTTCAGCATCGAACCACTCGAGCCGGGCTTCGGCTACACCCTCGGCAGCAGCCTGCGACGCACGCTGCTCTCGTCGATCCCGGGTGCGGCCGTCACGAGCGTGCGCATCGAGGGCGTCCTGCATGAGTTCAGCTCGATCGAGGGAGTCAAGGAGGATGTCACCGACATCATCCTGAACCTCAAGGACCTCGTGCTGCGCTCCCACAGCGACGAGCCGGTCGAGATCTTCCTCGGCGGCGAGGGTCCCGGTGAGATCACGGCCGACTTCATCACGGCACCCGCCGAGGTGGAGATCCTCAACCGCGACCTGCACATCGCGACGCTGAACCGGCGGGGACGCGTCGAGATGTACCTGACCGTCGAGCGCGGCCGCGGTTACATCTCGGCCGAGCGCAACAAGCGCACCGACCAGCCGATCGGTGTCATCCCCATCGACTCGATCTACTCGCCCGTGCTGCGCGTGACATACCGTGTCGAGGCGACCCGCGTCGAGCAGATGACCAACTACGACCGACTGATCCTCGACGTCGAGACGAACGGGTCGGTCACGCCGGCCGAGGCGCTGTCGAGCGCCGGCGCGACGCTGCAGGACCTGTTCGGGCTGTTCAGCGACTTCGAGGAGTCCGGTCCCGGTGGCCTGGCGATCGGTGAGGACCCCGCCAGCCTCGGCCCGACCTCGCCGGACCTGCTCCTGCCGATCGAGGACCTCGATTTGTCGGTGCGCTCCTACAACTGCCTGAAGCGCGAAGGGGTGGCGACCGTCGGCGAGCTCGTCCAGAAGACCGAGCAGGATCTGTTGGACATCCGCAACTTCGGGCAGAAATCGATCGAGGAAGTGAAAGGCAAGCTCCAGGAGCTGGGGCTGTCGTTGGCGGATTACGGCGGCTATCCCGGGTAG
- the glmM gene encoding phosphoglucosamine mutase — translation MGQLFGTDGIRGVANTELTPELVVGLGRALVRTLCEEGKDRPNVLVGRDPRASGEMLEAALVAGVTSAGGDVIGVGVMPTPGVAFLTAETVSVDAGAMISASHNPVEDNGIKFFGPDGGKLTDAEEERIEQLLQLVANDRPVGAHIGRFRRDHELLVRYVEHLAAAADTSLSDLHVVVDCANGSASDVAPFVLRRLGANVDVINAKPDGTNINAGCGSTRPDVICEAVVAAGADIGLSHDGDADRLIAADHTGAIVDGDVILAILAADRQRHGGLDTVVTTVMTNLGFTLAMNALDIEVVQTQVGDRYVREAMLAGDHPLGGEQSGHIILTDYATTGDGVLTAIRLLSVLARSGTTLHELATIMERMPQVLRNVGNVDRERLPEAEAVWRAVESETEALGDRGRVLVRASGTEPLVRVMVEADTEDRASEVADRLVKVVAAELSLD, via the coding sequence GTGGGCCAGCTGTTCGGCACAGACGGCATCCGTGGCGTCGCCAACACCGAGCTGACCCCCGAGCTCGTCGTCGGGCTCGGCCGTGCCCTCGTCCGGACGCTCTGCGAGGAGGGCAAGGACCGTCCGAACGTGCTGGTCGGGCGTGACCCGCGAGCGTCGGGGGAGATGCTCGAGGCCGCCCTGGTCGCCGGCGTCACCTCGGCCGGAGGCGACGTGATCGGCGTCGGGGTCATGCCGACCCCGGGTGTCGCCTTCCTGACCGCCGAGACGGTGAGCGTCGACGCCGGGGCGATGATCTCGGCCAGCCACAACCCAGTCGAGGACAACGGGATCAAGTTCTTCGGTCCCGACGGCGGGAAGCTGACCGATGCCGAGGAGGAGCGCATCGAGCAGCTGCTCCAGCTCGTCGCCAACGACCGCCCGGTCGGGGCGCACATCGGTCGGTTCCGCCGCGACCACGAGCTGCTCGTACGCTACGTCGAGCACCTCGCGGCCGCGGCGGACACAAGCCTGTCGGACCTGCACGTCGTCGTGGACTGCGCCAACGGTTCCGCGTCGGATGTCGCGCCGTTCGTGCTTCGCCGGCTCGGCGCGAACGTCGACGTGATCAACGCCAAGCCGGACGGCACGAACATCAACGCCGGCTGCGGGTCGACCCGCCCGGACGTCATCTGCGAGGCCGTGGTTGCCGCTGGTGCCGACATCGGCCTGTCCCACGACGGTGACGCCGACCGCCTGATCGCGGCGGACCACACGGGTGCGATCGTCGACGGCGACGTCATCCTGGCGATCCTGGCCGCCGACCGGCAGCGCCACGGTGGACTCGACACCGTGGTCACGACGGTCATGACCAACCTGGGGTTCACCCTGGCCATGAACGCGCTGGACATCGAGGTGGTCCAGACCCAGGTGGGCGACCGCTACGTGCGCGAGGCGATGCTCGCCGGTGACCACCCGCTCGGCGGCGAGCAGTCCGGTCACATCATCCTGACCGACTATGCGACGACCGGTGACGGAGTGCTGACGGCGATCCGCCTGTTGTCGGTGCTCGCGCGATCGGGCACAACCCTGCACGAGCTGGCGACGATCATGGAGCGCATGCCGCAGGTGCTGCGCAACGTCGGCAACGTCGATCGTGAGCGCCTGCCGGAGGCCGAGGCGGTCTGGCGTGCCGTCGAGTCGGAGACCGAGGCGCTGGGCGACCGCGGACGCGTGCTCGTGCGAGCATCGGGCACCGAGCCCCTGGTGCGGGTGATGGTCGAGGCCGACACCGAGGACCGCGCGTCCGAGGTCGCGGACCGCCTCGTCAAGGTCGTCGCCGCAGAGCTCAGCCTCGACTGA
- the rpsI gene encoding 30S ribosomal protein S9, translating into MAKIFTGRRKTSVARVRLERGSGQFSLNGRPLEDYFPTETLQGLVREPFAVTESAGQFDVIARIHGGGTTGQAGALRLGIARALEDEEPDWRAPLKSAGLLTRDPRKVERKKYGLKKARKAPQYSKR; encoded by the coding sequence ATGGCCAAGATCTTCACGGGCCGGCGCAAGACGTCGGTCGCCCGCGTGCGACTGGAGCGGGGGAGCGGGCAGTTCTCCCTCAACGGCCGCCCGCTGGAGGACTACTTCCCGACCGAGACCCTGCAGGGCCTGGTGCGCGAACCCTTCGCGGTCACCGAGTCGGCCGGGCAGTTCGACGTGATCGCCCGGATCCACGGCGGCGGCACCACTGGCCAGGCGGGCGCGCTGCGGCTGGGCATCGCCCGTGCGCTGGAGGACGAGGAGCCGGACTGGCGTGCGCCGCTGAAGTCGGCCGGCCTGCTCACCCGCGATCCCCGCAAGGTCGAGCGCAAGAAGTACGGGCTGAAGAAGGCGCGCAAGGCTCCGCAGTACAGCAAGCGCTGA
- the rplM gene encoding 50S ribosomal protein L13 translates to MRTYSPRPSDIDRAWYVVDAQDEILGRLATRIAHVLRGKHKPTYAPHMDMGDHVIVINAGGVQLTGSKGTQSLAYRHSGFPGGLKSVPFARLLAESPERLVERAVRGMLPKNSLGRAMMSKLKVYPGAEHPHAAQRPQPLPEHLT, encoded by the coding sequence ATGCGCACCTATTCACCCCGACCCAGCGACATCGACCGCGCGTGGTACGTGGTCGACGCCCAGGACGAGATCCTGGGTCGGCTGGCCACGCGGATCGCGCACGTGCTGCGCGGCAAGCACAAGCCAACGTACGCCCCGCACATGGACATGGGCGACCACGTGATCGTGATCAACGCCGGCGGCGTGCAGCTGACCGGCAGCAAGGGGACGCAGTCGCTGGCCTACCGCCACTCGGGGTTCCCAGGCGGGCTGAAGTCGGTCCCGTTCGCCCGCCTGCTGGCCGAGTCGCCGGAGCGGCTCGTCGAGCGCGCCGTCCGCGGCATGCTGCCCAAGAACAGCCTCGGTCGGGCGATGATGAGCAAGCTGAAGGTGTACCCCGGAGCCGAGCACCCCCACGCGGCGCAGAGGCCGCAGCCGCTGCCCGAGCACCTGACCTGA